The Myxococcales bacterium genome includes the window CGAATGCCTGACCCCTACTCAACTGCAGACCAGCCGAGAGTATTGCCGTTAGCGTTCTCTGACCGCTGCCATACTCTGGCGCAGCAATCTGCTAGCGGTAAGGCTATTAGTGCTGAAGATTTCTCATGGCTCACAAGCCACCGCGCTGCGCGGATGCACCGCGCTGACCTTGCCGTTTTGCAGTCGATGGCACGGATATCCCGCTATCTTGATCAGCCGTTCATGCCGAAGATTGATCTTTTAGATCAGGTGTGCGAGTTCCAACGCGGAGGTGCCTTTGTAGATCTTGCAATGATTCAGCTCCGTCGCGCGTTGGCAAGCAGTGTCCACTATCATGCCGAGGCAAATAAATTGCTCTCGGTCTGTCGCGAACGGCGAGACCGAGAAAATCGGCACTTCGCCGAGACGCTCGCGGGCGGCTACGAAGGCGCACTCCACCGCGAGGGGCTCACGCCGCTTCATCGGATCTGGAAGCGAGCTGTGGCGCCAATCTGGCAATCCGAGCCGGACGCGCGTCTTTTTCTCATTGTGCTCGACGGCTGTAGCTACCCGGTGTTTCTCGAGCTCCTGTACTCGCTCGCCCAGGACAGCACGTTTCCGCTCGGCATCAAGCCCGACGCTAGTGGGCATGTGCGCGGGCTGCCGGCTCTCTCCCCGTTGCCGACGGTTACCAGTCACGCTCGGGGCGCAATCTTCCTTGGCGAATTGCCGCACGATACGCTCGTGGCGGAAACTGTTTTTCGCGAGCAAGATGAAGCCAAGACAGACAAGGCACGGTTCAATCAAAACGCCGCGCTAGGAAGCAAAACGCGGCGTCTGTTCTTGAAGGGGGATCTTGCGGACGGTGGCCAAGGACTGCTCTCCGCCCTCGAAGACAATGCGCTTGCGGTAGTCGGCGTTGTATTTAATGCTGTCGATGATCAGATCGGCTCGTCTAACACCGGCGCGACGGTAAAGATTGCTCCCGAGGACATTACGGCGTTCAAGCCTGCATTGCGCGTCGCGCTGAAGGCAGGAAGGCGAGTGCTCCTTACGGCCGACCACGGTCATAGCCCGTACATCGATAAGTCACTCCGTGCAGGTAACGGTAAGACGCCGCGGTACGTTGCTTTGGCTAAGCACGACCCTGTGCCGGAAGGGTTCATCGAACTTGACCTAGCCGGGCTGGGAGGCCCCCCGGAACGGCGCGCGTTCGCCTGGCGATCAGGTGCCTATCTTGGAGGTCCTCAGGTTGGCTTTCATGGTGGCTGCGGTCTTGAGGAAGTTGTTGTGCCGCTCGCGTGGATCGAGCGCGATGGCTTGCACGCCGATGAGCCACCTTGGTGGTACGGGCGAAGCACATTTAGCGAAGCAAAACCTGAACCGCAGCCGATTCAGCCGCCAATCGTCACGCCAATTCCGACAGACCCAGTACCTCCGAGGCTTAAATCAAAGCCGCAACTCTCGCTCTTTGTTCCAGCTGACAAGGCGGGGTCTCTTCCGCTGCCAGCAGTTCTGCTCGAAAGGCTCAGCGTTGACGAAAAGTCGATTTTGGTACTCCTGCTTGAGACTGGTTCTGCAAGGGCCAGCGAGCTAGCGGAGCGCCTAAATAAAAACCCAGGCCGCTTGAATGGCCTTATGCGCGCCCTCCGTCGCACTCTGCATGCAGAAGGCCATGTCCTTTTTACCGACGAGATTTTGCCAAGTGGTGAGACCATGTACCGCTTTCAATCGAAGACAAAGGAAGGAGGTCGATGATGGCCGTTGTCCCCGAATCTGCCGCGATCGTAAATGCCCTCCGCAGCGGCCTGGTACCTAATTCTGGCCTCGATCACTTTGCGACTGGCCTTGATGCGCTCGTTGAAGCAGTCAATGAAGACCTCGACTTCGTCGCTGGCGGTAAAGGTCTTTCGAAGTGGATTCGCGGGGAGTACGGCACAGGAAAGACGTTCGCCGCCAGGTATCTTTGCGCCAAAGCCCGCGAACGGAAGTTCGCAAGCTCGGAAGTTCAGATCTCGATTAATGACACGCCACTTCATCACTTGGAAACCGTCTATCGTCGCCTCATTGAGAAGCTTGAGACCGCGGCAGACGGGCCAAACGCGTTTCAAGCGATTGTCGAAGCCTGGCTCTACCAAGTTGGCGATGAGGTAACGCGCCTGCGCGGCATAGCCGAGGACGATCCCGGCTTCGCCGAGGCGACCGAACAGCGGCTGGAAGACAAGCTCGCCGACCTCTCTAAGCGCAATCCAGCTTTTGCGCAGGTGCTGCGCGCCTACCACAGTGCGACCCAAGGGCGATTTTGCGACGGCGCAGGGCCTTCTCGCGTGGCTCGCCGGGCAGCCGAATACCGATCGGTCGGTGCTCAAAATGGCGGGAACCAAGGGGAAAGTCGACGGCCAGGCTTCGTTGACGTTTCTAGCAGGGCCTTGCAGCTGCTTCGGCAGTCGGGTTACGCAGGGCTTGTCGTTGTGCTCGATGAAGTCGAGACGGTTCAACGAATGAACTCGCATACGCGGGAGAAGTCTCTAAATGCGCTCCGACAGTTGATGGACATGCTAGCGAAGGAAGATCTCCCTGGGCTCTACCTTGTGATCACTGGTACTCGGGATTTCTTTGAGGGCTATAAAGGACTTAAAGCGCTCGCGCCGCTGCATCAGCGTGTGCAGGTTAACTTCAGTGATGATAGCCGGTTTGATAATCTGAAGGCGCCGCAGGTTCGTCTGATGCCATTTACAGATGAGCGATTGCTAACCGTTGGTACGCGTATATGGGACCTTTACCCCGCAAAGAATCCGGAGCGCCTCGCGGCGCGCGTGGACGACTCGTTCCTGCAGGGGCTCGTGTCGCAGGTAACCGCAGGATTTGGCGGCAAGGTTGCACTTGCTCCACGCCTTTTTTTGCGCGAGCTAATTGATGTCATGGATCGAGTGGACATCCACGAAGCGTATGACCCCAAGGCACACTACAAGCTTGAGCTGGACGACGGCAAGCTTACACCGGAGGAGCTGGCTGCTAAGCATGGTCGGGCTGTGGAGGAGTCCGCAGGTGACGAGGAAGCGCAATCGGAATCAGGCGAAGCTCCAGCGCCGCTGCCGGCTTCGAAGAAGAAACGGCTGGATGGGTAGCAATGGCCGGTCTCGATCGCCTTCATCCGCACCTGCAGCACGCGATTGTCCACGACCTTGGTTGGCGGTCGCTTCGCCCCGTTCAGGAGCTGACAATCGATGCGATTCTGGATGGCTGCAACGCGGTGGTGCTCGCTCCGACAGCGGGGGGGAAAACCGAGGCATCGATTTTTCCCGTTCTTTCGCGAATTCTTTCGGAGAGTCTTAAGCTCGTCTCAGTCCTCTATGTTTGCCCAATCCGAGCACTATTGAACAACCAGGAGGAGAGACTCCGGTCGTATGCGAGAATGGTTGGGCTCGATATCTTTAAGTGGCACGGCGATGTGTCTGATTCGCGCAAGAAGACGTTTCGCGAGGCCCCTGCGCACATTTTAATGACCACTCCCGAGTCGCTCGAAGTAATGATGATTAGCGAGCGCACCGACGCCAAGGCCCTTTTTTCGGGCTTGTCCGTGGTTATCATCGACGAGGTTCACGCCTTTGCCGCCGACGATCGCGGAGCGCACCTGGCGAGTTTGCTCGAACGCCTAGTAGCTCTCACGGGGCGCGATATTCAACGCATTGGTCTTTCGGCAACTGTTGGTAACCCGTACGTAATCGGTGATTGGCTCCGGGGATCGAGCAAACGGCCGTTTTGCCTCGTCGACCCACCAAAGCCCAAAGCCGCGCGCGACTTGCGAGTCGAACTCTGCGCCGACATCGGTGAGGCCGCTATTGCCATTGGGCAGATAGCGCGGGGCAAGAAGAGCCTAGTCTTCGTTGAGAGCCGTTCCAAGGCAGAAAAGGTTGCACACGCACTCCTGGGGACAGGTGTTGAGGTCTTCATTCACCATAGCTCAGTTAGCCGGGCTGATCGCACGCTGGCTGAGGAGCAGTTCGCCAAGGGCCAGAATACAGCAATTGTTTGTACCTCGACGATGGAGTTGGGAATCGACGTTGGTGATCTCGATCTAGTGTTCCAGGTTGACGCGCCCTCGTCGGTCGCTTCATTTCTTCAGCGCCTCGGCCGGACGGGGCGTCGCGCCAATACGCGCGCGAACTGTACCTTCTTCTGCCTCAGCTCGGAGTCATTGCTTCAGTCCGTGGCGCTCCTTAGACTCGCCGAAGCGGGCTGGGTAGAGGACGTCCTGCCCGCCTCGCATGCAATGCACGTGCTCGCACATCAGGTCATGGCGCTCATTCTCCAAGAGGGTGGCATTTCCAGGCACAATCTAATGCCTTGGGTTGCAGCTGCGTATCCATTCTCTTCGGTGCGGGGCCAGCGCGTTGCCGAGCTGATCGACACGATGCTAGCTCGCGAAATTCTTTACGAGGCTGACGGGCTTTTGTCGCTAGGCACTCGAGGTGAGAAGCTCTACGGAAAGAAGAATTTTTTCGAACTCTACGCGGTTTTTACAGCACCTCCGGTGATGCGTGTTCAGCACGGGAAGGAAGATGTTGGCTATATTCAAGCGCTCTTCATAACGATGCACGACGCCACCAAGGGGCCGCTTTGCTTCCGGCTCTCTGGGCGCGCATGGGAGGTGGGACAAATTGACTGGTCTAAGGGAGTGCTTCATGTGCGCCCGGCAGAACACGGACGTGTCCCGAGCTGGCTTGGGCTTCCAGGGGTGCTTTCGAACGCGCTCTGTCAAGGCATGATGGACGTTCTGATCCACGAGAAGCAGGAGGGCTTATGGCTTAGCAAGGCCGCCGCTGCCGAGCTAGCTGCTATGAGGGAGAGCTACGAGGGCCTGCTGCAGGAAGGCACCGCACCTTTGGAGGAGAATTCAGACGGTGTGCAGTGGCAAACGTTTGCCGGCGGGGCGGTAAATCGGCTACTCGCAGCGGAACTTGAACAGCTGACAGGGAAAAAAAGGGTGTCAGGGAATCTCTCGCTCCGCTGCAAAGATATCGCGTTCACTGTTGCGGGCGACGCGATTCGCTCGCTGGCGGGTATGAATTGGGAGCAGGTTGCAGCTGGCGCTGCCCGGGGCATGGCGCGCGGAATTATCAGCAAGTTTCAGCCTTGCCTCTCTGAAGAAGCCGAAGACCGGCTGCTCTCCGAGCGCCTTCTTGACCAGCCCGGCACGCTTCGCTTTCTCGCAGCAGTGAAGGTTAATGGCACGCGAATCGCGGCGCGGCCTACCGGTACGCGCCTTGGCGACATTGAAGCGGTGGGGCCGGTTCCCTTGCAGCTCGCACCGCGCATCGAGACCGGCGTTGCTGCCGCGCTCAAGAACGAAGTGGAATGGGTGGACTCGCCGGCGGGTCTGCTCACCGTGTGCGAGGCGCTGCGCGATACCGCCGTCGTTGGCGTAGCCGTTGAGACCACGCTTGACCTCGGCGCCTTGTGTTTGCTTCCAGATAGCAACGCCCACGAGTACCTTCCTTATCGATCCGCTGGCCGTTGGAGATCTCAATCCTATCGTCAAGTTACTGAACGGTTCAGCACCACTAAAGGTCATGCATGACAGCCGACTTGTGGGGCGTGCGCTCGCTGCATTGGGCGTGTCGATGAGCGACATCTTCTCCACAATGGACGCTTCTGCCCACGCACACGGCGCTGAAGCGCTCGGCGGCCACAACCTCGCGATGGTCTGCAAACGCGAGCTAGGCGTTTCACTCGACCAGGTGGAAGATACCTCCAACTGGAGCCGCCGCCCCCTCGGTGCTGACCAGTTGCACCGCGCGGCACGCGATGTTGAGGTGCTGATTGCGCTGTATGAGCGGCTCAAGGACGTTGGTGTCAAGGCTGATGTGGGAGGCGGTGGTTGATGTCTAGAAACACGTTTGGCTTCCGGCGAGTCCTAAAGCAGCACGGGTACAAGTATTGCGTTAGCAAATGGCAGCGGCCCGCGGGCGTTTTCGCCAGCGTGAGGCTCGGAAATGGCGACATCGATCGAATTTGAAACGGGGTGGGTGTTACCCCCGAAGCCCATTGGGGGGCTCGACCACCTCGGGGTGCAGGCGCCGTGCACCGCCTTGTACGCTGAGCTTCTTCCAGGTATCACCAACGTTACCGACCGTGCGCGGTACTATGCCTTCCATCCGTGGCTGATTTGGCAATTTGACCGGAGGTACCCCGAACAACGTCAGTCGCGTGACGCCTTCGCGCGGGTGATTCGGCGCGCCGAGTGCATGTTCGTGTTGATTGCTATCCGCCACAGTCGAGGCTCCGAGGACCAAGACCCCGAGCGTCATGATGCAGGGCTTGTTGGGCGCCAAGAGCTGCAGAAGGTTCAAGGCGACGTAGTTGACCTGGATGACTTTGCCGGCTTCGAGGCGCCGCGCCGCTATTTTAAAAATCGACTGGGTGGCCTTGGCCAGTACTACTTCGGGCCGCTGCGCGACTTGCGGATCTTGGATGCGACGGGCAAAGGCCGAATTTCCGTGCCCGGTTATGATCAGGAGCGAGGCGTCGACCTGGCGACCGCGTTTGATGAAGGGGTCGATGCGGACCGCTTTTTCGCTGTGCTTGAGGCCCCGA containing:
- the pglZ gene encoding BREX-2 system phosphatase PglZ → MPLAFSDRCHTLAQQSASGKAISAEDFSWLTSHRAARMHRADLAVLQSMARISRYLDQPFMPKIDLLDQVCEFQRGGAFVDLAMIQLRRALASSVHYHAEANKLLSVCRERRDRENRHFAETLAGGYEGALHREGLTPLHRIWKRAVAPIWQSEPDARLFLIVLDGCSYPVFLELLYSLAQDSTFPLGIKPDASGHVRGLPALSPLPTVTSHARGAIFLGELPHDTLVAETVFREQDEAKTDKARFNQNAALGSKTRRLFLKGDLADGGQGLLSALEDNALAVVGVVFNAVDDQIGSSNTGATVKIAPEDITAFKPALRVALKAGRRVLLTADHGHSPYIDKSLRAGNGKTPRYVALAKHDPVPEGFIELDLAGLGGPPERRAFAWRSGAYLGGPQVGFHGGCGLEEVVVPLAWIERDGLHADEPPWWYGRSTFSEAKPEPQPIQPPIVTPIPTDPVPPRLKSKPQLSLFVPADKAGSLPLPAVLLERLSVDEKSILVLLLETGSARASELAERLNKNPGRLNGLMRALRRTLHAEGHVLFTDEILPSGETMYRFQSKTKEGGR
- the brxD gene encoding BREX system ATP-binding protein BrxD, giving the protein MMAVVPESAAIVNALRSGLVPNSGLDHFATGLDALVEAVNEDLDFVAGGKGLSKWIRGEYGTGKTFAARYLCAKARERKFASSEVQISINDTPLHHLETVYRRLIEKLETAADGPNAFQAIVEAWLYQVGDEVTRLRGIAEDDPGFAEATEQRLEDKLADLSKRNPAFAQVLRAYHSATQGRFCDGAGPSRVARRAAEYRSVGAQNGGNQGESRRPGFVDVSSRALQLLRQSGYAGLVVVLDEVETVQRMNSHTREKSLNALRQLMDMLAKEDLPGLYLVITGTRDFFEGYKGLKALAPLHQRVQVNFSDDSRFDNLKAPQVRLMPFTDERLLTVGTRIWDLYPAKNPERLAARVDDSFLQGLVSQVTAGFGGKVALAPRLFLRELIDVMDRVDIHEAYDPKAHYKLELDDGKLTPEELAAKHGRAVEESAGDEEAQSESGEAPAPLPASKKKRLDG
- a CDS encoding DEAD/DEAH box helicase, with amino-acid sequence MAGLDRLHPHLQHAIVHDLGWRSLRPVQELTIDAILDGCNAVVLAPTAGGKTEASIFPVLSRILSESLKLVSVLYVCPIRALLNNQEERLRSYARMVGLDIFKWHGDVSDSRKKTFREAPAHILMTTPESLEVMMISERTDAKALFSGLSVVIIDEVHAFAADDRGAHLASLLERLVALTGRDIQRIGLSATVGNPYVIGDWLRGSSKRPFCLVDPPKPKAARDLRVELCADIGEAAIAIGQIARGKKSLVFVESRSKAEKVAHALLGTGVEVFIHHSSVSRADRTLAEEQFAKGQNTAIVCTSTMELGIDVGDLDLVFQVDAPSSVASFLQRLGRTGRRANTRANCTFFCLSSESLLQSVALLRLAEAGWVEDVLPASHAMHVLAHQVMALILQEGGISRHNLMPWVAAAYPFSSVRGQRVAELIDTMLAREILYEADGLLSLGTRGEKLYGKKNFFELYAVFTAPPVMRVQHGKEDVGYIQALFITMHDATKGPLCFRLSGRAWEVGQIDWSKGVLHVRPAEHGRVPSWLGLPGVLSNALCQGMMDVLIHEKQEGLWLSKAAAAELAAMRESYEGLLQEGTAPLEENSDGVQWQTFAGGAVNRLLAAELEQLTGKKRVSGNLSLRCKDIAFTVAGDAIRSLAGMNWEQVAAGAARGMARGIISKFQPCLSEEAEDRLLSERLLDQPGTLRFLAAVKVNGTRIAARPTGTRLGDIEAVGPVPLQLAPRIETGVAAALKNEVEWVDSPAGLLTVCEALRDTAVVGVAVETTLDLGALCLLPDSNAHEYLPYRSAGRWRSQSYRQVTERFSTTKGHA